A DNA window from Impatiens glandulifera chromosome 7, dImpGla2.1, whole genome shotgun sequence contains the following coding sequences:
- the LOC124909568 gene encoding MADS-box protein FBP24-like, whose product MTAAAATTSDDSKSDGRRNNRGQGKKKINIARIENKSQRMVSFSKRKSSLLKNVSEFQKLTGQEVGAVVFSPAGQMYTSINDNNNNGEPSSFDVIVDRILQVGDPSTSTIQLQQDIRMRTTTTRESSDKSDNDDSAFLIGWILNAIGFDDDLVESNDLQLLASKMADLERIKEEVDSRITSS is encoded by the coding sequence AtgacggcggcggcggcgacgaCATCTGATGATAGTAAAAGTGACGGGAGAAGAAATAACAGAGgccaagggaagaagaagattaacATTGCGCGAATCGAAAACAAATCTCAAAGAATGGTGAGTTTCTCCAAGCGCAAATCCAGTCTGTTAAAAAATGTGAGTGAGTTTCAGAAATTAACAGGACAAGAGGTTGGCGCCGTAGTCTTCTCCCCCGCCGGTCAAATGTACACCTCCATCAacgacaacaacaacaacgGGGAGCCCTCCTCCTTTGACGTTATTGTTGACCGAATCCTGCAAGTTGGCGATCCCTCCACCTCGACGATACAATTACAACAAGATATCAGGATGAGGACGACGACGACTAGGGAATCATCCGACAAGAGCGACAACGACGACTCTGCGTTTCTGATCGGATGGATCCTCAATGCAATTGGTTTTGATGATGATCTTGTTGAGTCCAATGATTTACAATTACTGGCGTCCAAGATGGCGGATCTCGAGAGGATTAAAGAGGAGGTCGACAGCCGCATAACTTCTTCTTAA